The following coding sequences are from one Candoia aspera isolate rCanAsp1 chromosome 13, rCanAsp1.hap2, whole genome shotgun sequence window:
- the RORA gene encoding nuclear receptor ROR-alpha, with protein sequence MVSFTSSAVKFGRMSKKQRDSLYAEVQKHRMQQQQRDHQQPPGEAEPLTPSYSIAANGLTDLHEDLGNYIDGHPPEGSKADTAVSRFYLDMQPSPDQSGLDINGIKPEPICDYAPATGFFPYCSFTNGETSPTVSMAELEHLAQNISKSHMETCQYLREELQQITWQAFLQEEIENYQSKQREIMWQLCAVKITEAIQYVVEFAKRIDGFMELCQNDQIVLLKAGSLEVVFIRMCRAFDSQNNTVYFDGKYAGPDVFKSLGCEDFISFVFEFGKSLCSMHLTEDEIALFSAFVLLSADRSWLQEKVKIEKLQQKIQFALQHVLQKNHREDGILTKLICKVSTLRALCGRHTEKLMAFRAIYPDIVRLHFPPLYKELFTSEFEPTVQMEG encoded by the exons ATGGTGAGCTTTACTAGTTCAG CTGTAAAGTTCGGCCGCATGTCCAAAAAGCAGAGGGACAGCTTGTACGCGGAGGTGCAGAAGCATcggatgcagcagcagcagcgggacCACCAACAGCCCCCTGGAGAAGCCGAGCCGCTGACCCCGAGCTACAGCATTGCGGCTAATGGGCTGACAGACCTGCATGAGGACCTCGGCAATTACATCGACGGGCACCCGCCGGAAGGTAGCAAAGCCGACACTGCGGTTAGCCGCTTCTACCTGGACATGCAGCCTTCTCCAGACCAGTCGGGGCTTGATATTAACGGCATCAAACCAGAACCCATCTGTGACTACGCACCCGCAACGGGCTTCTTTCCATATTGCTCCTTCACCAATGGAGAGACGTCTCCTACTGTGTCCATGGCAGAATTAG AGCATCTTGCACAGAATATTTCTAAGTCACACATGGAAACCTGCCAGTACCTGAGGGAAGAATTACAGCAGATAACGTGGCAAGCTTTTCTACAGGAAGAAATCGAGAACTACCAGAGCAAG CAGAGAGAGATAATGTGGCAGTTATGTGCAGTGAAGATAACAGAAGCAATACAGTATGTCGTGGAGTTTGCCAAACGCATCGATGGCTTTATGGAACTATGCCAAAATGATCAAATTGTGCTTTTAAAAGCAG GGTCTCTAGAAGTCGTGTTTATCAGAATGTGCCGTGCCTTTGACTCTCAGAACAACACAGTATACTTTGATGGCAAATATGCTGGCCCTGATGTATTCAAATCATTAG GCTGTGAAGATTTCATTAGTTTCGTATTCGAATTTGGGAAGAGTTTATGTTCTATGCACCTTACTGAAGACGAGATTGCATTATTCTCAGCATTTGTTTTACTATCTGCAG ATCGATCGTGGCTTCAGGAAAAGGTAAAAATAGAAAAGCTCCAGCAAAAAATCCAGTTCGCGCTTCAGCACGTGCTGCAGAAAAACCATCGTGAAGATGGAATATTAACAAAG CTAATATGCAAAGTGTCTACCTTAAGAGCACTGTGTGGACGACATACAGAGAAGCTTATGGCGTTCAGAGCAATATATCCAGACATTGTGCGACTTCATTTTCCTCCCTTGTACAAGGAGCTGTTCACCTCAGAGTTTGAGCCAACGGTGCAGATGGAAGGGTAA